Proteins found in one Natronococcus occultus SP4 genomic segment:
- the cobJ gene encoding precorrin-3B C(17)-methyltransferase, with the protein MSTDTNTDDESTSNCGASTNDSASSGSTCGAGSSGDDSNSKCGAASGSSSSSSSCGASSSDDESDSHEQEVGATIEDFDADPGQLTAVGLGPGHAEGMTERAKTALLEADHIVGYTTYIELIPDEITEQADEIYDTPMCGEVSRTEESIDRTLAGNDVAIVGSGDPNVYALAGLALEILESKGATASMVDFDVVPGVPAAQSCAARLGAPLVNDTVSISLSDHLVPMPEIESRLHSVASENFTITIYNPWSRKRRENFEKCCEILLAHREPDTPVGIVHGAGREDEQVVITELGELEDLGESDVIDMTTTILVGTEDTYVWDDRMVTPRGYETKYEY; encoded by the coding sequence ATGAGCACGGATACCAACACCGACGACGAATCGACTTCCAACTGCGGCGCCTCCACGAACGACTCCGCGTCCTCGGGGTCGACGTGCGGAGCCGGCTCGAGCGGCGACGACTCGAACTCGAAGTGTGGTGCCGCTTCGGGTTCGTCCTCGTCCTCGAGCTCCTGTGGCGCCTCGAGTTCCGACGACGAGAGCGACTCCCACGAACAGGAGGTCGGCGCCACGATCGAGGACTTCGACGCCGACCCCGGGCAGCTGACCGCCGTCGGGCTCGGCCCCGGCCACGCCGAGGGGATGACCGAACGCGCCAAGACGGCGCTGCTCGAGGCCGACCACATCGTCGGCTACACGACCTACATCGAGCTGATCCCCGACGAGATCACCGAACAAGCCGACGAGATCTACGACACGCCGATGTGCGGCGAAGTCTCTCGCACCGAGGAGTCCATCGACCGCACGCTGGCGGGCAACGACGTGGCGATCGTCGGCAGCGGCGACCCGAACGTCTACGCGCTCGCGGGGCTGGCCCTGGAGATCCTCGAGTCCAAGGGCGCGACCGCGTCGATGGTCGACTTCGACGTGGTGCCGGGCGTCCCGGCGGCCCAGTCCTGTGCGGCCCGGCTGGGTGCCCCGCTGGTCAACGACACCGTCTCGATCTCGCTGTCGGACCATCTCGTGCCGATGCCCGAGATCGAGTCGCGGCTGCACTCGGTCGCCAGCGAGAACTTCACGATCACGATCTACAACCCCTGGAGCCGCAAACGCCGCGAGAACTTCGAGAAGTGTTGCGAGATCCTGCTCGCTCACCGCGAGCCCGACACACCCGTCGGCATCGTCCACGGCGCGGGCCGCGAGGACGAACAGGTCGTGATCACCGAACTCGGCGAACTCGAAGATCTCGGCGAGAGCGACGTCATCGACATGACGACCACGATCCTCGTCGGCACCGAGGACACCTACGTCTGGGACGACCGGATGGTGACGCCGCGGGGCTACGAGACGAAGTACGAGTACTAA
- a CDS encoding precorrin-3B C(17)-methyltransferase produces MSSDADAAEFEDGTDAGARAPGTPDDHGTLSVVGIGPGLPDHMTVKAKRVIETADVVIASSLYQEFLRVDGTIPAEERTDDEGIATREDGTEQEIVRSTMGRQIELARAAFDYVREGKDVAHVSGGDPSVYGKSDLLFKMAKEDEATDVPIEIVPGMTAALGGAANVGAPLCNDFCTVSLSDKWRGWDEIEEKLRAAAISEFVIVLYNCWRNYEKAVEIVREERTDDARVAIVNDAGRADAGRNGESEFITTLGEAADHDDKVSGMGTSLIVGTHETETWSNDDRTYLVTPRGGRDVEDF; encoded by the coding sequence ATGAGCTCGGACGCCGACGCCGCGGAGTTCGAGGATGGAACCGACGCGGGCGCGAGGGCTCCCGGAACCCCCGACGACCACGGTACTCTCTCGGTGGTCGGGATCGGTCCCGGACTGCCGGATCACATGACGGTGAAGGCCAAGCGAGTGATCGAGACCGCCGACGTCGTCATCGCCTCGAGCCTCTATCAGGAGTTCCTGCGGGTCGACGGAACGATTCCGGCCGAGGAGCGAACCGACGACGAGGGGATCGCGACCCGAGAGGACGGCACCGAACAGGAGATCGTCCGCTCAACGATGGGTCGCCAGATCGAACTCGCCCGCGCGGCGTTCGACTACGTTCGCGAGGGGAAAGACGTCGCCCACGTCTCGGGGGGAGATCCCTCGGTCTACGGCAAGTCGGACCTGCTCTTCAAGATGGCCAAGGAGGACGAGGCGACGGACGTCCCGATCGAGATCGTCCCCGGAATGACGGCGGCGCTGGGCGGCGCGGCCAACGTCGGCGCGCCGCTGTGTAACGACTTCTGTACGGTCTCGCTGTCGGACAAGTGGCGCGGCTGGGACGAGATCGAGGAGAAGCTGCGCGCGGCGGCGATCTCGGAGTTCGTGATCGTGCTGTACAACTGCTGGCGCAACTACGAGAAGGCGGTCGAGATCGTCCGCGAGGAACGGACCGACGACGCCCGCGTGGCGATCGTCAACGACGCGGGTCGGGCCGACGCTGGCCGCAACGGCGAGAGCGAGTTCATCACGACGCTGGGCGAGGCCGCGGACCACGACGACAAGGTCTCGGGGATGGGCACCTCGCTGATCGTCGGCACCCACGAGACCGAGACCTGGAGCAACGACGACCGAACGTACCTCGTCACGCCCCGCGGCGGGCGCGACGTCGAGGATTTCTGA
- the cbiG gene encoding cobalt-precorrin 5A hydrolase, whose protein sequence is MSSGTENTDGTDDSSTDSGGHCSTPDSDGEVAEEIAIVAFERKMETAEEIRAELGNRYESIEILEYHGDVFAEHWGEYDCFIGLMASGIAMRKTAGLLDDKWEDPAICVVDEELTWAIPITGGHHGANQVAQDLATMGAVPAMTTASEAAGKQGVESKAKAMDAHVVNGDSTVKTNLAVLDDELGPVERLEGPRAVLVGDDVTVLKRNKDEGVVLGTGSVSGASEDSFLAAWEEALEQTEYDLADVEFVATATRKAEEEGLLAAAQELDLGVVVFDKETLLAHEGPTPSKSKELIGWPGVSEASAIAGGAERELVLEKIGYEDEVTVAIGR, encoded by the coding sequence ATGAGTTCAGGAACTGAAAACACGGACGGGACGGACGACTCGAGTACGGATTCCGGCGGCCACTGTTCGACGCCCGATTCGGACGGCGAGGTCGCCGAGGAGATCGCGATCGTCGCCTTCGAGCGCAAGATGGAGACCGCCGAGGAGATCCGCGCGGAGCTCGGGAACCGCTACGAGTCCATCGAGATCCTCGAGTACCACGGCGACGTCTTCGCCGAGCACTGGGGTGAGTACGACTGCTTTATCGGTCTCATGGCCTCAGGGATCGCGATGCGCAAGACCGCGGGCCTGCTCGACGACAAGTGGGAGGATCCCGCGATCTGCGTCGTCGACGAGGAGCTGACCTGGGCCATCCCGATCACGGGCGGCCACCACGGCGCCAACCAGGTCGCTCAGGACCTGGCGACGATGGGCGCCGTCCCCGCGATGACCACCGCCTCGGAGGCCGCGGGCAAGCAGGGCGTCGAGTCGAAGGCGAAGGCGATGGACGCCCACGTCGTCAACGGCGACTCGACGGTCAAAACGAACCTCGCCGTGCTCGACGACGAGCTCGGTCCCGTTGAGCGACTCGAGGGTCCCCGGGCAGTGCTGGTCGGCGACGACGTTACCGTCCTCAAGCGCAACAAAGACGAGGGCGTCGTCCTCGGCACCGGGAGCGTCTCCGGCGCGAGCGAGGACTCGTTCCTCGCTGCGTGGGAGGAGGCCCTCGAGCAGACCGAGTACGACCTCGCGGACGTCGAGTTCGTCGCCACCGCAACCCGGAAGGCCGAGGAGGAGGGGCTGCTCGCGGCCGCACAGGAGCTCGACCTCGGGGTCGTGGTCTTCGACAAGGAAACCCTGCTGGCCCACGAGGGCCCGACCCCCTCGAAATCCAAGGAGCTGATCGGCTGGCCCGGTGTCTCGGAAGCCAGCGCCATCGCGGGCGGCGCCGAGCGGGAGCTGGTGCTCGAGAAGATCGGCTACGAGGACGAGGTCACGGTGGCGATCGGCCGATGA
- a CDS encoding cobalt-precorrin-4/precorrin-4 C(11)-methyltransferase: MTGSIDADTDTDTPDRTPEYSPGDDRRGIPFVGAGPGDPRLLTVAGRELLEDADLVVHAGSLVNSELLEAYCDHAELVNSVGKDLEELIPLMADAYEDGRNVVRLHSGDPAIYGAALEQMDALEHVDVPSYFVPGVTSAFAASATLRTQLTLNEVANHVAFTRPQGKTLSEDEDHISEFVGMGDVTTCIYLGTHAVRETMDRLLEDGHDPETPVAVVYHASWPDEDVIVGSIGDIADRVEEAGYRASALVVIGDAVTGAGYERSYLYGDWANRGSSGRSAENTSEPEASDD; encoded by the coding sequence ATGACTGGATCGATCGACGCCGACACCGATACCGACACGCCCGACAGAACCCCCGAGTACAGCCCCGGCGACGACCGACGTGGCATCCCGTTCGTGGGTGCCGGCCCCGGCGATCCGCGACTGCTGACGGTCGCCGGGCGCGAGCTCCTCGAGGACGCCGACCTCGTCGTCCACGCCGGCTCGCTGGTCAACAGCGAACTGCTCGAGGCATACTGCGACCACGCGGAGCTGGTGAACTCCGTGGGGAAGGACCTCGAGGAGCTGATCCCGCTGATGGCCGACGCCTACGAAGACGGTCGGAACGTTGTCCGACTGCACAGCGGCGACCCCGCAATCTACGGGGCGGCGCTCGAGCAGATGGACGCTCTGGAACACGTGGACGTGCCGAGCTACTTCGTCCCTGGCGTCACCTCGGCGTTCGCGGCCAGCGCCACCCTTCGGACGCAGCTGACGCTCAACGAGGTCGCGAACCACGTCGCGTTCACCCGGCCGCAAGGCAAGACCCTGAGCGAGGACGAGGATCACATCTCCGAGTTCGTCGGGATGGGCGACGTGACGACCTGTATCTACCTCGGGACCCACGCGGTCCGGGAGACGATGGATCGCCTGCTCGAGGACGGGCACGACCCCGAGACGCCGGTCGCCGTGGTCTACCACGCCTCCTGGCCGGACGAGGACGTGATCGTCGGCTCGATCGGCGATATCGCCGACAGGGTCGAAGAAGCCGGGTATCGAGCGTCTGCGCTGGTCGTCATCGGCGACGCTGTGACGGGTGCGGGCTACGAGCGCTCGTACCTGTACGGCGACTGGGCCAATCGCGGTTCTTCGGGACGTTCGGCCGAAAACACGAGCGAGCCGGAGGCGAGCGATGACTGA
- a CDS encoding cobalt-factor II C(20)-methyltransferase has protein sequence MTLYGVGLGPGEADLVTVRGKRVLEDADVVYSPGRLSRSVALEHVPEERIGDLDFPMTRDEEKLRSAWKEAAAEIAPNAREGDVAFVTLGDPNVYSTFGHLRRTIDAFHPAVDVEIVPGVSAVTAFATALGVEIEAGAGLSLREAAGGESPTGPDRMILFKVTDAPATHKGLVEAGYEVTYGRRLFMEQGETLVTDDPAEIDERDYYTLAYAERADLEIEQATAAFERSDDDRTGAIVAERDDGTPAAETPTDGAVGAETAADVTELERTEGLEHGDWNRDWY, from the coding sequence ATGACCCTCTACGGCGTCGGGCTCGGCCCCGGCGAGGCCGACCTCGTGACTGTTCGGGGAAAGCGCGTCCTCGAGGACGCGGATGTCGTCTACTCGCCGGGTCGGCTCTCCCGAAGCGTCGCGCTCGAGCACGTCCCCGAGGAGCGGATCGGCGACCTCGACTTTCCGATGACGAGAGACGAGGAGAAGCTTCGCAGCGCCTGGAAGGAGGCCGCGGCCGAGATCGCGCCGAACGCCCGCGAGGGCGACGTCGCCTTCGTCACACTTGGGGACCCGAACGTCTACTCGACGTTCGGTCACCTGCGTCGGACGATCGACGCTTTCCACCCCGCGGTTGACGTGGAGATCGTCCCCGGCGTCAGCGCGGTGACGGCCTTCGCAACCGCGCTGGGGGTCGAGATCGAGGCCGGCGCGGGGCTCTCGCTCCGGGAGGCTGCCGGGGGAGAGAGCCCGACGGGGCCGGACCGAATGATCCTGTTCAAGGTCACCGACGCGCCGGCGACCCACAAAGGGCTCGTCGAGGCGGGCTACGAGGTGACCTACGGCCGCCGACTCTTCATGGAACAGGGCGAGACCCTGGTGACCGACGACCCCGCGGAGATCGACGAGCGGGACTACTACACGCTGGCCTACGCCGAGCGGGCGGACCTCGAGATCGAGCAGGCGACGGCGGCGTTCGAGCGCTCGGACGACGACCGCACGGGAGCGATCGTCGCGGAGCGCGACGACGGAACCCCCGCGGCCGAGACGCCCACCGACGGCGCGGTCGGAGCCGAGACGGCTGCTGACGTGACCGAACTCGAGCGTACCGAGGGGCTCGAACACGGCGACTGGAACCGGGACTGGTACTGA
- the cbiT gene encoding precorrin-6Y C5,15-methyltransferase (decarboxylating) subunit CbiT translates to MAPIALPHDAKAGPTKAEVRAVTLSKLALGADDHFVEVGSCTGAVTIEAARRAGRVTALERKPERLETTEKNLAANEDSLRADVELRNAKAPDGLPDDADALFLGGSRNFEGVLDRAAATGVDRIVMNVSRLEVAGRAAEAFRKRDLLEDVVQFQVSHGYELAGATSFDAENPVYMLVGSATAADDESGDETGETVAADGGSARDEGGADG, encoded by the coding sequence ATGGCACCGATTGCGCTGCCACACGACGCGAAGGCCGGGCCGACGAAGGCCGAGGTCCGGGCCGTCACCCTCTCGAAGCTCGCGCTCGGGGCGGACGACCACTTCGTCGAGGTCGGCTCCTGTACGGGCGCCGTCACGATCGAAGCTGCACGACGGGCGGGACGCGTGACCGCCCTCGAGCGAAAGCCCGAACGGCTCGAGACGACCGAGAAGAATCTCGCGGCGAACGAGGACTCGCTCCGGGCCGACGTCGAACTGCGCAACGCCAAGGCCCCCGACGGGCTCCCCGACGACGCCGACGCGCTCTTTCTCGGCGGGAGCAGAAACTTCGAGGGCGTCCTCGACCGCGCCGCGGCGACGGGCGTCGATCGTATCGTGATGAACGTCTCGCGGCTCGAGGTCGCCGGACGAGCGGCCGAGGCGTTCCGGAAGCGGGACCTCCTCGAGGACGTCGTTCAGTTCCAGGTGAGCCACGGCTACGAGCTCGCCGGGGCGACGAGTTTCGACGCGGAGAACCCGGTGTACATGCTGGTCGGCAGCGCGACGGCGGCGGACGACGAGAGCGGTGACGAGACGGGCGAGACGGTCGCCGCGGACGGGGGCAGCGCTCGGGACGAGGGAGGTGCCGACGGATGA
- a CDS encoding cobalt-precorrin-7 (C(5))-methyltransferase produces MSDEYDLDSGPDPATFAAASAEPDIDEATDDPVSVVGVGPGNREYLTPRGERAIREADVLVGFTTVVELVEELTDADLLTCGYKDEAAALETFGERVAAGESGTAVAMGDPNHSGYQFVGKVQNAVEQSSTSPDSHTRRDAVERATPERPVRIVPGISSLQVAASRARIPMEDAEFVTLHKSGDLEDGVDRLARAVVEDGRHLLALPRPYDRMPGDLAELLLERGADPELEALVCERLTHDDERIHRFTLADLSAHAGGDGPEDTPFLDLVVLAVRQPV; encoded by the coding sequence ATGAGCGACGAGTACGACCTCGATTCGGGCCCGGATCCGGCGACGTTCGCGGCCGCGAGCGCGGAACCGGACATCGACGAAGCGACCGACGACCCCGTCTCCGTCGTCGGCGTCGGGCCGGGGAACCGGGAGTACCTCACACCCCGGGGGGAACGGGCGATCCGGGAGGCTGACGTCCTCGTCGGCTTCACTACCGTCGTCGAGCTCGTCGAGGAGCTGACCGACGCCGACCTGCTGACCTGCGGCTACAAAGATGAGGCCGCAGCCCTCGAGACGTTCGGCGAGCGCGTCGCCGCCGGCGAGTCCGGAACCGCCGTGGCGATGGGGGACCCCAACCACTCGGGCTATCAGTTCGTCGGGAAGGTCCAGAACGCCGTCGAACAGAGCTCGACGAGCCCCGACTCGCACACTCGCCGGGACGCCGTCGAACGGGCGACCCCCGAGCGCCCGGTCCGAATCGTCCCCGGCATCTCCTCGCTGCAGGTTGCCGCGAGCCGCGCCCGGATCCCGATGGAGGACGCCGAGTTCGTTACGCTCCACAAGAGTGGCGACCTCGAGGACGGCGTCGACCGACTCGCGAGGGCCGTCGTCGAGGACGGCCGCCACCTGCTCGCGCTCCCGCGGCCGTACGATCGGATGCCCGGCGACCTCGCCGAGCTGCTGCTCGAGCGCGGCGCCGATCCCGAACTCGAGGCGCTGGTCTGTGAGCGACTGACCCACGACGACGAGCGGATCCACCGGTTCACGCTGGCCGACCTGTCGGCCCACGCGGGCGGCGACGGTCCGGAGGACACCCCCTTCTTGGATCTGGTAGTGCTCGCGGTGCGACAACCCGTGTAG
- a CDS encoding precorrin-8X methylmutase has protein sequence MTEGAQPTDAKDAAVEEAYADLGATTENAMEIAETSMDIVRQFVPDETLADRVRQKSVHSMGDIEFQHLLRFTGRDGTGDDEDAPVRAGARAVLEEATIVTDITMAKAGVTGRGHDCETRKAIGNGAELAEETGMTRTAASVLELDKQGVYDGAIATIGNAPTAAFALADCIEDGTRPAAIVATPVGFVKAEESRQRIREVSEKHGVPAITNVGRRGGSGLAAALTNELIHVAADVRTDELELDLAAEVRAARANDGAIEDGGGR, from the coding sequence ATGACTGAGGGCGCGCAGCCGACCGACGCGAAGGACGCCGCCGTCGAGGAGGCGTACGCCGACCTCGGGGCGACGACGGAGAACGCGATGGAGATCGCGGAAACGAGCATGGACATCGTCCGGCAGTTCGTCCCCGACGAGACGCTGGCGGACCGCGTGCGCCAGAAATCGGTCCACTCGATGGGTGACATCGAGTTCCAGCACCTGCTCCGGTTTACCGGGCGCGACGGGACCGGCGACGACGAGGACGCCCCCGTCCGCGCCGGCGCTCGGGCCGTCCTCGAGGAGGCGACGATCGTCACGGACATCACGATGGCGAAAGCCGGGGTCACGGGTCGCGGTCACGACTGCGAGACCCGCAAGGCGATCGGCAACGGCGCCGAGCTGGCCGAGGAGACGGGGATGACCCGTACCGCAGCCTCGGTACTCGAGCTGGACAAACAGGGCGTCTACGACGGCGCGATTGCCACGATCGGGAACGCCCCGACGGCGGCATTTGCGCTCGCCGATTGCATCGAGGACGGCACCCGACCCGCGGCGATCGTCGCGACGCCCGTCGGCTTCGTGAAGGCCGAGGAGAGCCGCCAGCGGATTCGCGAGGTCAGCGAGAAACACGGCGTGCCGGCGATCACGAACGTCGGTCGCCGCGGCGGCAGCGGCCTGGCGGCGGCGCTGACGAACGAGCTGATCCACGTCGCCGCGGACGTCCGAACGGACGAGCTCGAGCTGGATCTCGCGGCCGAAGTGCGAGCCGCCCGAGCGAACGACGGCGCGATCGAGGACGGCGGGGGTCGATGA